A single region of the Biomaibacter acetigenes genome encodes:
- the purH gene encoding bifunctional phosphoribosylaminoimidazolecarboxamide formyltransferase/IMP cyclohydrolase, which yields MIKRALISVSDKTGLIDFARGLYDMGVEIISTGGTARALQEAGIKVTAVSDVTGFPEILDGRVKTLHPRIHGGLLALRQNLEHMEQIKKLGIEPIDLVAINLYPFKETIQKPGVTFEEAIENIDIGGPSMLRSAAKNHQDVVVICDPQDYSKVIDRLKKEGDVDLSYRRMLALKVFEHTAHYDALISGYLREVVSEDIKQSAPDTASGETVKATESGFPENLTLAFEKAQDLRYGENPHQKAAFYREVGKIPGTIAGATQLHGKELSFNNINDADAAFRAVLEFDMPAAVGVKHTNPCGVACGKDIHEAYLKAYAADPVSIFGGIVALNRPVDRATAEELVKIFLEIVIAPAFEPDALEVLKIKKNLRLLQIDVSPETISPGARAAWDMKRVSGGLLVQDADVHDFDEKDLRVVTKRVPSDKEMVDLLFGWKVVKHVKSNAIVLAKNLVTVGIGAGQVNRIWPTEQSIAHAGDKARGAVLASDAFFPFSDVVEAAAAAGITAIIQPGGSLRDEDSIKAADEHGIAMVFTGVRHFRH from the coding sequence ATGATTAAGCGGGCACTCATCAGCGTTTCCGACAAGACTGGACTTATAGATTTTGCCAGAGGCCTTTATGATATGGGAGTGGAGATTATCTCTACAGGGGGTACTGCCAGGGCATTGCAGGAGGCAGGCATAAAAGTGACCGCAGTATCAGATGTCACCGGCTTTCCCGAGATACTGGACGGGCGGGTGAAAACCCTCCACCCCAGGATTCACGGCGGGCTTCTGGCCCTTCGCCAAAACCTGGAGCATATGGAACAGATTAAGAAGCTGGGCATTGAACCCATCGACCTGGTGGCTATAAACCTGTATCCTTTTAAAGAGACCATTCAAAAGCCCGGCGTGACTTTTGAAGAGGCCATAGAAAACATCGACATAGGCGGACCATCCATGCTGCGCTCGGCCGCAAAAAACCACCAGGATGTTGTAGTGATTTGCGATCCCCAGGACTATTCCAAAGTGATAGACCGTTTGAAGAAAGAGGGAGATGTGGATTTAAGCTACCGAAGGATGCTGGCACTGAAGGTCTTTGAACATACAGCGCACTATGATGCCCTGATCTCCGGTTATCTGAGAGAAGTTGTAAGTGAAGATATAAAGCAAAGCGCACCTGATACAGCCTCCGGTGAAACGGTGAAGGCTACGGAAAGCGGATTTCCCGAGAATCTTACTCTGGCTTTTGAAAAGGCCCAGGACCTGAGATACGGAGAAAATCCTCACCAGAAAGCAGCCTTTTACAGAGAAGTCGGAAAGATTCCGGGCACCATAGCCGGGGCAACACAGCTTCATGGCAAGGAACTTTCCTTTAATAATATAAATGATGCGGATGCAGCTTTTAGGGCGGTGCTGGAATTCGATATGCCCGCCGCGGTGGGTGTAAAGCACACGAATCCATGCGGTGTGGCCTGTGGTAAAGACATCCATGAAGCATATCTCAAGGCCTATGCCGCAGACCCCGTTTCAATTTTCGGCGGCATTGTGGCCCTCAACCGGCCTGTAGACAGGGCTACCGCCGAAGAACTGGTAAAAATATTTTTGGAAATCGTCATAGCACCGGCCTTTGAACCGGATGCCCTGGAAGTATTGAAGATAAAAAAGAATCTCAGGCTGCTGCAAATCGATGTATCACCTGAAACTATATCACCTGGAGCCCGAGCAGCGTGGGATATGAAAAGGGTTTCCGGAGGCCTGCTGGTGCAGGATGCAGATGTACATGATTTTGATGAAAAAGATTTAAGAGTCGTCACTAAAAGGGTGCCTTCAGACAAAGAAATGGTAGATCTGCTCTTCGGATGGAAAGTGGTAAAACACGTAAAATCCAATGCCATTGTGCTGGCAAAGAACCTTGTTACCGTCGGAATCGGCGCCGGACAGGTAAATCGAATATGGCCCACAGAGCAGAGCATTGCCCATGCCGGGGATAAGGCCAGGGGAGCCGTGCTGGCCTCCGATGCATTCTTCCCCTTCTCCGATGTGGTGGAGGCGGCAGCCGCTGCAGGCATCACCGCCATCATCCAGCCCGGAGGTTCTTTGAGGGATGAGGATTCCATAAAGGCTGCTGACGAACACGGTATCGCCATGGTGTTTACCGGTGTGCGCCACTTCAGGCATTGA
- the purN gene encoding phosphoribosylglycinamide formyltransferase: MPALKLGVLVSGGGTNLQSIIDHIESGYLPAEIAVVISSKEGAYALERAKKHRIPAYVVKRKDFDSQEKYEDEMIELLRRHHVELVVLAGFIKVLSPHFVRAFPNRIMNIHPALIPSFCGKGFYGEKVHEAVLNYGAKITGVTVHFVDEGTDTGPIILQRAVAVEDDDTPDTLAARVLKEEHKIYPEAIKLYAEGRLEIRGRRVIIKSKRRNFND; the protein is encoded by the coding sequence TTGCCGGCACTCAAGCTCGGTGTTCTAGTTTCAGGGGGTGGCACTAATCTGCAGTCCATCATAGATCATATAGAGTCGGGGTATCTTCCGGCCGAAATCGCGGTTGTAATTTCCAGCAAAGAAGGTGCCTATGCTCTGGAAAGAGCTAAAAAGCATCGTATTCCTGCTTATGTGGTAAAAAGGAAAGATTTTGACTCCCAGGAAAAATATGAGGATGAGATGATAGAGTTATTAAGGCGGCACCATGTGGAACTTGTAGTGCTGGCAGGATTTATAAAAGTCCTTTCTCCCCACTTTGTAAGAGCATTTCCGAACAGAATAATGAATATTCATCCGGCACTAATACCGTCTTTTTGCGGTAAGGGCTTTTACGGCGAAAAGGTGCATGAAGCTGTTTTAAACTACGGTGCAAAAATAACAGGCGTAACGGTGCACTTTGTGGATGAGGGCACCGATACCGGGCCCATCATTCTTCAAAGAGCAGTAGCCGTCGAAGATGATGACACTCCAGACACCCTGGCGGCCAGGGTCTTGAAGGAGGAACACAAAATTTACCCCGAGGCCATAAAGCTTTACGCCGAGGGCCGTTTGGAAATCCGGGGCAGACGAGTAATAATAAAAAGTAAAAGGAGGAATTTTAATGATTAA
- the purM gene encoding phosphoribosylformylglycinamidine cyclo-ligase: protein MTDTMSYKDAGVDVDAGNRAVELMKTHVKSTFRPGVLGNIGGFGGFFQLDIKKYREPVLVSGTDGVGTKLKIAFAMDKHDTVGIDCVAMCVNDILVHGAEPLFFLDYVALGKLIPEKVAEIVKGVAEGCRQAGCALIGGETAEMPGLYDEEEYDLAGFAVGVVDKANLIDGSRIREGDVVIGLTSSGLHSNGYSLARKVLLEKAGYSLTKYIEELGKTLGEEMLLPTRIYVKTVRELAHLEIRGMAHITGGGLVENLPRILPEGLEFEIHKGAWEVPPIFHIIQKAGNVEDEEMYRTFNMGIGYVIVAPENQANDILNVINNKNNNNGGLSEDTKAMIIGRVTAGKGGVVFCRHSSSVF from the coding sequence ATGACAGATACAATGTCATATAAAGATGCCGGGGTGGATGTGGATGCTGGCAATAGGGCCGTGGAGCTCATGAAGACCCATGTGAAATCCACCTTCCGGCCAGGGGTGCTGGGGAATATAGGCGGGTTTGGAGGATTTTTCCAGTTGGATATAAAAAAATACCGGGAACCGGTGCTGGTTTCCGGTACTGATGGCGTAGGGACAAAGCTCAAGATAGCCTTTGCCATGGATAAGCACGATACCGTGGGGATAGATTGTGTTGCCATGTGTGTCAACGATATCCTGGTCCATGGTGCGGAGCCCCTGTTTTTCCTTGATTATGTCGCATTAGGGAAACTAATTCCTGAAAAAGTAGCGGAAATTGTAAAGGGTGTTGCCGAGGGTTGCAGGCAGGCGGGGTGTGCCCTCATAGGCGGGGAGACTGCAGAAATGCCGGGCTTGTATGATGAAGAGGAATATGACCTGGCGGGTTTTGCCGTGGGAGTTGTGGATAAGGCTAACCTCATAGACGGGTCCCGTATTCGGGAAGGCGACGTGGTTATTGGTCTCACTTCCTCAGGGCTTCACAGCAACGGATACTCCCTCGCAAGAAAGGTCCTGTTGGAGAAGGCTGGATATTCTCTTACCAAATACATAGAAGAGCTGGGCAAAACCCTGGGAGAAGAAATGCTGCTGCCCACCAGAATATACGTCAAAACGGTTCGGGAGCTCGCCCATCTTGAGATTCGCGGCATGGCCCATATAACGGGGGGAGGCCTTGTGGAAAATCTCCCGAGGATATTGCCCGAAGGACTGGAATTTGAAATACATAAGGGTGCCTGGGAGGTGCCGCCTATTTTCCATATAATTCAGAAGGCGGGAAATGTTGAGGATGAGGAGATGTACAGGACATTTAACATGGGCATCGGATACGTAATAGTAGCTCCTGAAAATCAGGCAAATGATATTCTAAATGTAATAAATAATAAAAATAATAATAACGGCGGGCTGTCAGAAGATACAAAGGCCATGATCATCGGAAGGGTTACCGCCGGAAAAGGCGGGGTGGTATTTTGCCGGCACTCAAGCTCGGTGTTCTAG
- the purF gene encoding amidophosphoribosyltransferase: MESRELMDDKLKEACGVFGIYSSHEDAALSRTVYYGLYALQHRGQESAGIAATSGKGIDYHKGLGLVSEVFDDGILDKLKGHIAIGHVRYSTTGSNTLINAQPLVVKYKNGSLAVAHNGNLVNALEIRKELEEDGAIFQTTVDSEVIAFLIAREPSGDIVKAARSCMKKIKGSYALIIMTEDSLIGIRDPKGIRPLCLGKYNGSHVLASETCALDTVGAEFIRDIEPGEIVIINKDGVRSVMTKNEPGSSLCIFEFVYFARPDSTIDGMNIHMSRWEAGRQLALEHPADADLVIGVPDSGTVSAMGYAETSGIPFGIGLIKNRYIGRTFIQPSQESRVLGVKLKLNAMKEVIKGKRLVMVDDSIVRGTTSGQIVKMLKDAGAKEVHVRISSPPIKYSCYFGIDTSTQKELIGARQQVEEIRKFIGADSLGYLSLEGLLKSTGLPAAKFCTGCFCGTYPMEVPQEGKKYLFEKR; this comes from the coding sequence ATGGAAAGTCGAGAACTGATGGACGATAAATTGAAAGAGGCCTGCGGCGTATTCGGTATATACTCAAGCCATGAGGATGCTGCATTGAGCCGGACGGTTTATTACGGCCTTTATGCCCTGCAGCACCGGGGGCAGGAAAGCGCTGGGATTGCCGCGACTTCAGGTAAAGGAATAGATTACCATAAGGGTCTCGGCCTTGTTTCCGAGGTTTTCGATGACGGTATTCTGGACAAATTGAAAGGCCACATAGCTATAGGCCATGTGCGCTATTCCACCACCGGTTCCAATACATTGATTAACGCTCAACCATTGGTGGTAAAATATAAAAACGGCTCGCTGGCTGTAGCCCACAACGGAAATCTGGTAAACGCTCTGGAAATCCGGAAGGAGCTGGAGGAAGATGGCGCCATATTTCAAACCACCGTGGACAGCGAGGTCATCGCCTTTTTGATTGCCAGAGAACCTTCCGGAGATATTGTCAAAGCCGCCAGGTCGTGTATGAAAAAAATAAAGGGATCCTATGCCCTGATCATAATGACCGAAGACAGCCTCATCGGTATAAGGGATCCAAAAGGAATAAGGCCTTTATGCCTCGGGAAATATAACGGTTCCCATGTGCTGGCTTCGGAGACCTGCGCTCTTGATACCGTCGGGGCGGAATTTATAAGGGACATAGAGCCGGGAGAAATAGTTATAATAAATAAAGATGGCGTAAGAAGCGTCATGACAAAAAATGAACCCGGCTCTTCCCTCTGCATCTTTGAATTTGTATATTTTGCCAGGCCTGACAGCACCATCGACGGTATGAATATTCATATGTCCCGGTGGGAGGCCGGCAGGCAGCTGGCGCTGGAACATCCCGCCGATGCAGATCTGGTTATAGGAGTCCCCGATTCCGGCACGGTTTCAGCCATGGGATATGCCGAGACCTCAGGAATTCCCTTCGGCATCGGCCTTATAAAAAACAGGTATATCGGCAGGACCTTCATACAACCCAGCCAGGAATCCCGAGTGCTGGGAGTAAAACTCAAGCTCAATGCCATGAAAGAAGTAATAAAAGGCAAACGCCTCGTTATGGTAGATGACTCCATCGTGAGGGGCACCACCAGCGGGCAGATAGTAAAAATGCTCAAAGATGCCGGGGCAAAAGAGGTACATGTGAGAATAAGTTCCCCGCCCATAAAGTATTCCTGCTATTTTGGCATAGATACTTCCACCCAGAAGGAGCTCATCGGCGCCAGGCAGCAGGTGGAAGAAATAAGAAAATTTATTGGCGCCGACAGCCTGGGTTACTTAAGCCTGGAAGGACTGCTGAAGTCTACCGGTCTTCCTGCGGCAAAATTCTGCACTGGATGTTTTTGCGGTACGTACCCCATGGAAGTGCCGCAGGAAGGCAAGAAGTATCTCTTTGAGAAAAGATAG
- the purL gene encoding phosphoribosylformylglycinamidine synthase subunit PurL, with translation MAGRDDARKLGLTDYEYDEIVKTLGREPNYLELGMYSVMWSEHCSYKNSKPILKRFPTSGPRVLQGPGENAGIVDIGDNLAVVMKVESHNHPSAVEPYQGAATGVGGIIRDIFTMGARPVALLDSLRFGSLDDPGVKYLFGGVVSGIADYGNCMGIPTIGGEVYFDDSYRDNPLVNAMCVGIIHHDRIVKGRAAGVGNSVMLVGSTTGRDGMHGASFASEELSEDSVAKRPSVQVGDPFMEKLLLEACLELLQHKWVVGIQDLGAAGLTSSSCETAARADSGIELDVALVPRREENMTPYEVMISESQERMLVIVEKGHEEDVKKIFEKWDLNAVKIGTVTGDGMLRILENGTVVAEVPAKSLAEGAPSVKRESKKPSYMKELDIDLSKIKVPADLNEALLKLLSSPNIASKAWVYQQYDHTVRTDTVVPPGSDAAVLRIKGTKKGIALTTDCNGYYCFLDPYEGGKQAVAEAARNLVVSGAQPLAITDCLNFGNPEKPEVYYQFERCVDGMAEAARYLNTPVISGNVSFYNETKENAIFPTPVVGMVGILEDVEKHCTMGFKKEGDIVVLLGNNTDELGGSEYLREVIGVRGGKPPRLNLEVEKKVQDCCLKAIELGLVHSAHDVSEGGLAVALAESCITGNTGFSGEIETELRPDAVLFGEGQSRIIMSLPEENLSLLQKLAGEIGVNISVLGFVRPGKFKIEVKHKGQNVGKIEIPVEKIALSWGNAIRWKVEN, from the coding sequence ATGGCAGGTAGAGATGATGCTAGAAAGCTGGGTTTGACCGATTATGAATATGACGAGATAGTGAAGACCCTGGGGCGCGAACCGAATTATCTTGAGTTAGGCATGTATAGCGTCATGTGGTCCGAACACTGCAGCTACAAAAACTCCAAGCCCATCCTGAAAAGATTTCCCACTTCCGGCCCCCGGGTGCTGCAGGGTCCAGGGGAAAATGCCGGCATAGTGGATATAGGCGATAACCTGGCCGTGGTAATGAAGGTGGAAAGCCACAACCATCCTTCTGCTGTAGAACCCTATCAGGGAGCTGCTACGGGTGTTGGGGGCATTATCCGGGACATCTTCACCATGGGGGCAAGGCCGGTGGCCCTGCTCGATTCTCTGAGATTCGGCAGCCTCGATGATCCCGGGGTAAAATACCTTTTTGGCGGGGTCGTCTCCGGCATAGCCGATTACGGCAACTGCATGGGCATCCCCACCATCGGCGGAGAAGTGTATTTTGATGATTCCTATAGGGACAATCCTCTGGTCAATGCCATGTGTGTGGGAATAATCCACCACGACCGTATAGTGAAGGGCAGAGCTGCAGGGGTGGGAAACTCCGTCATGCTTGTAGGCTCCACCACAGGCAGGGACGGCATGCATGGAGCGAGTTTCGCCTCCGAGGAGCTTTCCGAGGACTCGGTGGCCAAAAGGCCTTCGGTGCAGGTGGGGGACCCCTTTATGGAAAAACTGCTTCTGGAAGCCTGCCTGGAACTTCTGCAACATAAATGGGTAGTGGGCATTCAGGACCTGGGAGCCGCAGGGCTTACATCATCTTCCTGTGAAACCGCTGCCAGAGCTGATAGCGGGATAGAACTGGACGTGGCCCTGGTTCCAAGAAGGGAAGAGAATATGACCCCCTATGAGGTCATGATATCCGAATCCCAGGAACGCATGCTGGTAATAGTGGAAAAAGGTCATGAGGAAGATGTTAAAAAAATCTTTGAAAAATGGGACCTGAATGCGGTAAAAATCGGCACCGTCACCGGCGATGGCATGCTCAGAATACTGGAGAACGGGACTGTGGTGGCCGAAGTGCCGGCCAAATCCCTGGCCGAAGGAGCTCCTTCGGTAAAAAGGGAGAGCAAAAAGCCTTCATATATGAAAGAACTTGATATAGATTTGTCGAAGATTAAAGTTCCTGCTGACTTAAATGAGGCCCTATTAAAATTATTGTCATCACCTAACATTGCCAGCAAAGCATGGGTATATCAGCAGTATGATCACACGGTAAGGACCGATACTGTGGTGCCTCCCGGCTCGGATGCGGCAGTACTGCGGATAAAGGGGACAAAAAAAGGTATAGCCCTGACCACCGACTGCAACGGCTATTATTGCTTCCTGGACCCCTATGAAGGGGGCAAACAGGCAGTGGCCGAAGCTGCACGAAATCTGGTAGTCAGCGGAGCCCAGCCTCTTGCAATCACAGACTGCCTCAATTTTGGAAATCCCGAAAAGCCCGAGGTTTATTACCAGTTTGAAAGATGCGTTGATGGCATGGCTGAAGCGGCCCGCTATCTTAATACGCCGGTTATCAGCGGCAATGTAAGTTTTTACAATGAAACAAAGGAAAATGCCATATTCCCCACTCCAGTGGTGGGAATGGTGGGCATTCTGGAAGATGTGGAAAAACACTGCACCATGGGATTTAAGAAAGAGGGCGACATAGTAGTCCTTTTGGGAAATAACACCGACGAACTTGGGGGTTCTGAATATTTGCGGGAGGTAATTGGAGTTCGGGGAGGAAAGCCGCCCAGACTAAATCTTGAAGTGGAAAAAAAAGTCCAGGATTGCTGCCTGAAAGCCATAGAACTGGGCCTTGTTCACTCTGCCCACGATGTTTCCGAAGGAGGGCTTGCGGTGGCTCTGGCGGAAAGCTGTATCACGGGAAACACCGGCTTTTCAGGGGAAATAGAAACTGAGCTTCGCCCCGATGCTGTGTTGTTCGGAGAGGGACAGTCCAGGATAATCATGAGCCTTCCTGAAGAAAATCTTTCCCTTCTTCAAAAACTTGCAGGGGAAATAGGTGTTAATATATCGGTGCTCGGATTTGTCAGACCGGGGAAATTTAAAATAGAAGTCAAACATAAAGGGCAGAATGTGGGTAAGATTGAGATTCCGGTGGAGAAAATAGCTTTAAGTTGGGGGAACGCCATAAGATGGAAAGTCGAGAACTGA
- the purQ gene encoding phosphoribosylformylglycinamidine synthase subunit PurQ: protein MKCAVIMFPGSNCDVDCYHACRDVLGQPTEYVFHKEKFSPGDFDLIVLPGGFSYGDYLRAGAIARFSPAMDSVVKAAEAGKLILGICNGFQILLEAKLLPGAMKRNRDLKFHCHDIFLRVENSNTPFTGLYKKGEIIKMPIAHGEGNYFADRDTMEKLKARGGVVFTYCDRDGNVTEEANPNGSVENIAGIVSEQGNVLGMMPHPERCAEDILGNTDGRRVFESILQYVEGSVAHGR from the coding sequence ATGAAATGCGCTGTCATAATGTTTCCCGGTTCAAACTGCGATGTGGACTGCTACCATGCCTGCAGGGATGTACTGGGACAGCCTACGGAATATGTTTTTCATAAGGAGAAATTTTCACCGGGGGATTTTGACCTCATAGTGCTGCCCGGGGGATTTTCCTATGGTGATTATCTCAGAGCCGGAGCCATTGCCAGGTTTTCACCGGCTATGGATTCGGTGGTAAAAGCCGCCGAAGCCGGAAAGCTCATACTCGGAATATGCAACGGTTTTCAGATTTTACTCGAGGCAAAACTCCTGCCGGGTGCCATGAAGAGGAACCGGGACCTGAAATTTCACTGCCATGACATATTTTTGCGAGTGGAAAACAGCAACACGCCCTTTACCGGGCTTTATAAAAAGGGCGAAATAATAAAAATGCCCATAGCCCACGGGGAGGGTAATTATTTTGCCGACAGGGATACGATGGAAAAACTGAAGGCCCGGGGCGGCGTGGTGTTTACTTACTGTGACAGGGACGGAAATGTCACCGAAGAAGCCAATCCCAACGGTTCGGTAGAAAACATAGCCGGTATTGTCAGTGAACAGGGGAATGTGCTTGGCATGATGCCACATCCCGAGCGGTGTGCGGAGGATATACTGGGCAATACGGATGGCAGGAGAGTGTTCGAATCGATTCTGCAGTATGTTGAGGGGAGTGTCGCTCATGGCAGGTAG
- the purS gene encoding phosphoribosylformylglycinamidine synthase subunit PurS has translation MINAKIHVRFKSGVLDPQGTAIKGALKHLGFEEVEDVRVGKLIEIKLDAASKKDAEGQIKAMCEKLLANPVIEDYSFELSL, from the coding sequence ATAATAAATGCCAAGATTCACGTGCGCTTCAAATCCGGCGTTCTCGACCCCCAGGGAACTGCCATAAAGGGGGCCCTGAAGCATCTGGGCTTTGAGGAAGTGGAAGATGTAAGGGTAGGAAAGCTTATCGAGATAAAGCTAGATGCCGCCAGTAAAAAAGACGCGGAAGGGCAGATAAAGGCCATGTGTGAAAAACTTCTGGCAAATCCCGTTATAGAGGATTACAGCTTTGAGTTATCTTTGTAA
- the purC gene encoding phosphoribosylaminoimidazolesuccinocarboxamide synthase, whose product MDKLDMLYEGKAKKVYSTEDKTYYIMEFKDDATAFNGQKKGTIHDKGIINNRISAFLFELLETNGIRTHFVKLLSDREMLVKAVKILPLEVIVRNIAAGSLAKRLGLEEGTELKRPVLELCYKNDELGDPMINNYHVMALGIAGEEQVKFIEETSLRVNQILRDYFIEKGIILVDFKLEFGIFDGEILLADEISPDTCRFWDAKTGEKLDKDRFRRDLGNVEEAYKEILSRIGKEI is encoded by the coding sequence ATGGACAAACTGGACATGCTTTATGAAGGTAAGGCCAAGAAAGTTTACAGCACAGAAGATAAAACATATTACATCATGGAATTCAAGGATGATGCCACGGCTTTCAACGGCCAGAAAAAAGGCACCATACATGATAAAGGAATCATTAATAACAGGATTTCGGCCTTTCTTTTTGAACTGCTGGAAACAAACGGCATAAGAACCCATTTTGTAAAGCTTTTGAGTGATAGAGAGATGCTGGTAAAAGCGGTGAAAATCCTGCCACTGGAAGTCATTGTGAGAAACATCGCCGCAGGAAGCCTGGCAAAGAGGCTGGGCTTAGAGGAGGGTACCGAGCTAAAAAGGCCCGTTCTGGAATTGTGTTACAAAAACGATGAGCTGGGAGACCCCATGATCAATAATTACCATGTTATGGCCCTGGGGATCGCCGGTGAAGAGCAGGTGAAATTCATTGAAGAGACATCATTGCGGGTAAATCAGATTTTGAGAGATTACTTTATTGAAAAGGGCATAATACTGGTAGATTTCAAGCTGGAGTTCGGAATATTCGATGGTGAAATACTCCTGGCTGACGAGATATCCCCGGACACCTGCCGCTTCTGGGACGCAAAAACCGGCGAAAAACTCGACAAAGACCGCTTCCGCCGCGACCTCGGAAATGTCGAAGAAGCCTACAAGGAGATATTATCGAGAATAGGAAAGGAGATTTAA
- a CDS encoding aminotransferase class I/II-fold pyridoxal phosphate-dependent enzyme, whose amino-acid sequence MDYNRYVAKRVKSVEISTIRYFFNMVNQVKGAISLCIGEPDFTTPGHINEAAVKALNEGKTFYTPNAGLLELRQEISKYMNRRFALEYKPETEIIVTIGASEAIEVAIRTLIESGDEVLIPQPSFVAYTPCTILAGGKPVFVPTYMEDDFALRADILEKYITPKSKLLVLPYPNNPTGAIMSRRQLEDIAQVIKKHDLIVISDEIYWDLTYGVEHTAFASISGMRERTITVSGFSKSYAMTGWRLGYIAAPEGLAQEILKVHQYSVTCAATMGQYAAIEALKNGDEDIARMRDEYNKRRIFLLESLRDMGLECFEPRGAFYVFPSIKNTGLSSEEFAERLLREAKVAVVPGTAFGENGRGFVRMAYATSMENLEEAVRRIRTFIARV is encoded by the coding sequence ATGGACTATAACAGATATGTAGCTAAGAGGGTAAAATCCGTTGAAATTTCCACAATCCGGTATTTTTTCAACATGGTAAATCAGGTAAAAGGGGCCATTTCCCTTTGTATCGGAGAGCCGGATTTTACCACACCCGGGCATATCAATGAAGCTGCGGTAAAGGCGTTGAATGAAGGCAAAACCTTCTATACGCCCAATGCGGGGCTCCTGGAACTCAGGCAGGAGATATCAAAGTATATGAATCGGCGTTTTGCACTGGAGTATAAGCCCGAGACCGAAATAATTGTCACCATCGGCGCCAGTGAGGCCATCGAGGTGGCCATACGGACATTAATAGAGTCCGGAGACGAGGTGCTGATACCCCAGCCATCCTTTGTGGCATATACGCCCTGCACCATACTGGCGGGAGGCAAGCCGGTCTTTGTGCCAACTTACATGGAAGACGATTTTGCCCTGAGGGCGGATATCCTGGAGAAATACATTACGCCAAAATCCAAGTTACTTGTCTTGCCGTACCCCAACAATCCTACAGGAGCGATAATGAGCAGGAGGCAGCTTGAAGATATAGCCCAGGTGATAAAAAAACATGACTTGATTGTAATTTCTGATGAGATTTACTGGGACCTGACATATGGAGTGGAACATACCGCCTTTGCAAGCATATCAGGAATGCGGGAGAGGACCATTACCGTGAGCGGCTTTTCAAAATCCTATGCCATGACCGGATGGAGACTGGGTTACATTGCCGCCCCCGAAGGATTAGCCCAGGAAATACTTAAAGTGCATCAGTACAGTGTCACCTGTGCCGCCACTATGGGACAATATGCCGCCATCGAGGCTTTAAAAAACGGCGATGAGGATATCGCAAGGATGAGGGATGAATATAATAAAAGGCGGATTTTTCTTTTAGAAAGTTTGAGGGACATGGGGCTTGAGTGCTTTGAACCCAGGGGAGCCTTTTACGTATTTCCTTCCATAAAAAACACGGGCCTTTCTTCCGAGGAGTTTGCGGAAAGGCTTTTGCGCGAGGCAAAGGTGGCAGTGGTTCCCGGCACCGCTTTCGGTGAAAATGGCCGGGGCTTTGTAAGGATGGCCTATGCCACCTCCATGGAAAACCTGGAGGAAGCGGTGAGGAGGATAAGGACCTTCATAGCCCGGGTTTAA